TGGTGAAGGCGGTAGTCACAAGATATTTGCGAATGTTTGAAGTTGTGCTACTTAGGGCTATTTTTCAGGTGACGATTTAAAGCGATCGGTGAGGACAATCTAACTTTTGGCAAATTCCAGCACAATTTTCCCTTGCGTCCCCCCTTGCTCTAGACGCTGATGTGCTTGGATTACCCGATCCCAAGACAGCGTTGAATCAATGACGGGGCGAAGCTGAGTGCGCTCGATTAGTTTTGTCAAAGCATCTAATTTTGCTCGGTACTGTGGCGTGAAAACAAAATGGATAGTCAGATTCTTGCCCCATGCTTCGATGAGTGATTGCGGCGTTTCAGTGTCTACAATACTCACAAGCCTGCCAAATGGGCGAATAATTTCTGGGCTGCGCTGGATTGTTTGCCCACCGAGCGTATCCAAAACTAAATCAACGCCTAGCCCGTCTGTTTCCTGATAAATAACTTCCGCGTAATCTTCGTTTTTGTAATCAATGGCTCGATCTGCGCCAAGTTTTTTCACAAAATCGAGATTTTTAGAACTGCACGTTGTAAAAACATAGGCTCCCATCGCTTTTGCAAGTTGAATTGCAAGAGAGCCAACGCCACCAGCACCCGCATGAATTAGAACCGATTCCCCAACTTGAAGATTGCCTCTCGTTACTAGGCAATCCCAAGCCGTCCCCCCTGCAAGCGGAAAACACGCTGCTTCAATGTGCGACAAGTTAGAAGGCTTAAGCGCAACAATCCCTGCATCAGCAACATGATATTGAGCATAGCTGCCAGATTCTCCAAAAATCTGCGGCGAGTAATAAACTTCGTTTCCTACCTCAAAGTCTGTCACCGACTCTCCAACTGTCTCGATAACCCCCGAAATGTCAACTCCGATAATTGCTGGTAATCGAACCAAGTCTTTGTAGTCACCACGGCGAGTCTGATAATCAACTGGATTGATCGATGTCGCACACACCCGTACTAAAACCTGATTAGGTTTTGGTATTGGCTTGGGTACAGTTTGAATCTCAAAACTCTCAGCACCACCAAATGTTGTCAGCACGGCTGCTTCCATATATTCCATCTCTGCTAACCATCCTTGCTTTATAATCAACGGTAAAGGTATTTCACATACCACTCAATGTATATAGTGGTTCTCTCTTGTCCCGCAAGTCAGCACCATCTAGTAAGGTAGTTACTGTTTAGTCGCAAATGCAGTCATCACAATCCCGTAATTTGCCAAAAAAAATCCCTGCTTCTCAACCAACTGTGGCTCGTATCGTGGAGCATACTCTTGGTTGTAAATGGATGCTGGAGGTTTTACGCTTAATTCGTCAAGGTACCAACCGCCCAGGAGCAATGACTCGTGCAACTGAGCGATTGACCACTAAGGTTTTGAATGAGCGATTAGTAGATCTCGTCAACTTTGGTATTGTCGAGAAAGTTGCTTATCCAGAAATTCCGCCCCGCGTGGAGTACAAGTTGACTGCCTTTGGCTCTCGGTTCGTTGAAATTCTAGATCTTATTGATGATCTAGAAGAATATTGCCAAGGTCGCCTCTAGAGCATTGGGATAGATAGTAGCTTATGTGCAAGTTAAAGCGCAACCCAAAACCGCGCTGCACCGGAACGCTTCAATATGGTCGGTTGAGTTGCAAAGGTTATCTGCGTCCGGTGAGCGCGAACGTGGGTCACACCGCGATAGATCAACTGATGAACGGCTAAACTGCCTGGGATTTCCGTCGTTAAGAGCGATCGGACTTTCTGAAATGGGTGCTTTGAAGTTTCAGAAGGGTGACACTCGTAGGTAACACCACGATAGATTAATTTCATCTTTCATTGTCCTAATTTCTTCTAAGGCGTACTCAGTTTTAATGCTTGACTGCTTTGGTGATTCTTACAATGTTTTATTAAATTCTTACGATTAGCGCACCTGCTTCGGTGTCATTCCAGTGATTCGCTTAAACTGCTGCGTCAAGTGGCTTTGACTGGAAAACCCAGTTTGGAAAGCAATATCAGCAATGGTTAAATCCGTTTTCGATAACATCGATTTCGCCCGTTCTACCCGTTGTTGAATCACGTACTGATGCGGAGAAATTCCCATCGTCTGTTTGAATAAACTGGCAAAGTAAGTCGGGCTGATATTGATCGCGCTGGCAAGTTCAATCAGTGACAAATCTCGGTCAATGTAAGTGTGAATATAGTCAATCGCTTGCTGCAATTGGGTGTGCGTTAAGCCTCTGTTCTTGAATTCAATTGTTGGCGTTGTAATTGTTAGCATGGTTCAAAAATTGGCAATCTTGTTCAACAAAACAGGCAAAAGATAGCGATCGCGCATTAGATATGGGAATCCGGTTTGATTTATGAATTTACTCGTGAAAATAGGGAACAGGGAACGGGGAACAGGGAACATTTTATGTACTGAGTTTTTTTCAAAAATCAAATATGAGTCCTATAGCTTACCAGCACTAATAAACAAGTCAAATATAAAATGGGAGCAAAGATCGGGGAGTTTAATGACTTGCAGCAATAATGGCTGTCATCAACTGGGTCGTGTTCCAGCGCCCAGTATACCGAATGTTATTGATAAATAGGGCTGGGGCAGTCGTTACTCCACTGTGTATTCCGCCTTCGATCTCTTCATTGATGCGAGCGACATGCACTTGTTTAGACAAATCTTTGAGAAACTGCGAGATATCAAGTCCTAAATCGTTGGCGTACTCGACAAGATAGCCGTTTCCTAACTCTTGTCGATGCTTGAATAGCAGATCGTGCATCTGCCAAAACTGACCCTGGACAGCGGCGGCTTGGGCGGCTTGGGCTGCCCGTTGAGCATGAGGATGAATCTGTATTTGCGGAAAATGACGGAAGATAAAGCATAAATAATCCTCTCCAAAAGAAGCACTAAGCTCTCGTCCAATCGCTTTAATCAGCTTGTAAACCTCCGCACTTCTAGAGCATTGATAGTCTCCATACATCACCAGCACTACCTTGGCACTCAGCACACCTTGCATCCAATCTTGGGTTGAAGGTGGTACAAGCAAGGTACTGTGGTTACGAGCGTCGTTCATTTTTTTACATCTGCATCAAACATGGAACCTTGCAATTGACTTGCATGGGTTCATTGATTACATAACGCTCGGCATCACCCGCCGCGCATTCAACTCTGCTACGGCCAAGTTCTCGATGAGAGGCACGCTAATTCGCGGTCGGGTGCATGCCGTTGTTAGACCGCGTGCCACAAGGCCAGAGTCGTCAATTAGCGCACGAGCAAGTCCAGTTGGCGTACATCTAGACCGGCCTCACGATGGTACTTCCGAGTCAGCTCAAGTGCGGTGAAACCATCCTCGTAGGCAGCAAAGCCGCCGTCGACCGACTTGTTTAGATAGATCAGGCCACCCTCAACTATGAAAAGAATTATCGCTGGCTCTGGTGAGTCCTCGGTGATAACCAGCGTGTGAGCCTCACCGGCAGGTTCGTAAATAAACGTTCCGGGCTTTGCCACCCAGTCATACTCTAGGTATCGCCAATGACCACGCATCGTATAGCCATGAACAGTGCCCACGTGGTAATGAGTGCCCAGCATGGCTCCGGGGAGACCTTTCAGAACTACGCTGAATCCACCAGACGTGACGTTGAAGCAGCAGGGCTGGAACCAGACACCATCTGCATAAGGAACCCAGAGGCGGTCATCTTCCAAGTTGGTGTTGGTAATGAAGTGTTCGCGGCTCCTTCGATTAGGATCGAGACCGTCGGTGAAACTATTGAAAGCGGTGATTGGCATTTGTCCCTCCTAAAAACTAGCTGCGTGTCAATCGTTCAAGGCGAATTTCATTGAACGATGTGTAGTACTACGATGAACAGCGGTCTAACCTTGCAATTGACTTGCATGGGTTCATCGATCGCATAACTGTTTGCATAGATTCAATATAGGCGATCGCCTTCAAGCCGTCGTCTATAGCAAGTTAAAATTTTTACAGTATAAATTGATAGAGCAACCCTTCCATCGTGGAGTAGAAGGCTGGTTCTAACTCAAGTTAGAATCCCAATTCTATCGAAAGTACATCCTATAAATTAACAATGCCGCGTTTAACCGCAACAATCACAGCTTGGGTGCGATCGCTCACATCTAACTTATTCAAAATCCGATTCACATGAGATTTAACAGTGCCTTCACCGATAATCAAAGCAGCCGCAATATCGGCATTACTCATCCCCTGTGCCATTGAACGGAGTACCGCCAGTTCTCTTTCACTCAATTCTGGATTGCTCAGGCGCTGTACCAACTTTGCTCCCACATCAGGCGGAATATACTGCTGACCCCGATGAACGGTACGAATGGCATTCAGCAGCTCGTCAGGTTCAGTTTCTTTCAACAGGTATCCTTTTGCTCCTGCCTGCAATCCCCGATAGATATCTTCGTCACTATCATACGTTGTCAGGACAATAATCCGAGCCGATTTAGATTGGGCGCGAATGGCAGTAATCGCTTCAACTCCTTCAACTTCAGGCATTCGCAGATCCATCAGCGTGACATCTGGTTGGTGTTGGCGAAATAAGGCGATCGCCTGGAACCCATTTTCGGCTTGCGCAATCGCACTCATATCTGGGTCACGGCTAATAATCGTGGCTAATCCTTGCCGAAAAATGGCATGATCGTCTGCAATCAGAACCCGAATTGTCGTGGCTTTGCTCATCGTGTGACTCACTCCCGACTGACGGTGACAACGATCTCTGTTCCTCGCCCAGGTTGACTCCTAATCGTTAGTTGTGCGCCGATGCGCTCTGCCCGTTCGCTCATGCCTAATAAGCCAAAACCATCAGAGGATTGAATACTCCCAACTCCAAAGCCCTGCCCATTATCTTTCACGCGCAAACAAAATCGATCGTGATCGTAGATTAGCTCCACTCGAATTTCATCAGCATTGGCGTGTCTGATCGCATTGGTTAAGGCTTCCTGCCCCATCCGCAGTAGGTTACTCTCGACTTCAGCAGGTAGAGAATACGCTGCACCCTCGATCTCATAATACAAAGTGGTATCCGTTGCAGCAGTTCTGTGTTGAGCGACGAGGCGATGTAGAGCGCTCTGTAAACTGCCCGACTCTAAAAGCTGAGGACGGAGCGCCACGACCGATCGCCGCGCTTCAACCAGTCCAGTTCGTGCCAATTCTTTGATCAGGTCTAGATGTGCCCCAGTTGCTTCTAGATCGTCTGTTAGCACCTGGTTTGCAGCTCCTACCTGAGCCAGAATGCCTGTAAACGCCTGAGCGAGTGTATCGTGAATTTCACGCGCCATGCGGTTGCGTTCTTCTAAAATTGAGGCTGCTTCCGCTTGCTTTTGCAGCGTAATATCTCGCGCCAGCCAAATCACCTGTTCGTGCTGAATCAGGGCAATGCGAGCCGAAAACCAGATTTCTCGTCCAGCGATCCACTGGCTGTATTCAACGGTGAGGACTTGTTGGGTTCTCAGCACCTGCTGAATGTGATTCAGGAATTCATCGGCTTGTTCTTTGGCAAAAAGTTGATGCAGCGTTTTGCCAGTACACTCATCTCCATAGGATGGATTTCCTTTGATTGTGCAGATCAATTGCCCTTCAGCATTGAAGATAGATAGCGGATCGGGAATGGCTGCAAGGAGCGCCCGTAATTCTGCTTCAGAGGCTTGCAATGCTGCTTCTGCTTGTTTGCGATCGCTAATGTCCGCAATCACGCCTTCCACACATTCATCGGCAACACTCGGACGAGCCGAGTAAAGTGCCCAAAACAATGTGCCATACCGTCTTCGCAACTGCACTTCAAAGTTCTGCAATTGACCATCGCGGTTGAGTAATTCAATCGCTGAGGAGCGATCGCGGGGACTTACATAACAGTCAACACCATGCAGAATCCCAATCACCTCTTCCGGTGAATCGAAGCCAAATAGATTCGCAAAGCATTGATTCGCATCGAGAATTAATCCATCCGAGAGGCGAGCGCGGAAGATACCGACCTGTGAGTTTTCAAAAATGTTGCGAAACTTGGCTTCACTGCGCTGCAATGTGGCTTCAGTTTGTCTGCGCTCAGCGATCTCTTGCTGTAAGGCTTGGGTTCGCTCTTCTACTTTCCTTTCCAGGGTTTCGGCATAGTTTTCTAACTGCTGATACAGTCGAGCATTTTCTAGTGAAATTGCTGCCTGAGCAATCAATAGGTTGAGAACTTGTAAGCGATTGCTGGTAAACACTCCGGTACTGAGATTGTTTTCCAAATAAAGGATACCAATCAGTTGACTTTGCTTGAGAATTGGCATACAAAGGAGCGATCGCGTCTGTTGATTTTGAATGTAAGGATCAGTCAAAAAAGACGATTTGTTGACTGCATCATCAAACACCACAGTTTCTTGAATGCGCACTACCGTGTGAATGACGGAGATAGGAATCGCTGCACAACCAGCAACAGCAATCTTTTCCAGGTCGCACTGTCTACTCCCACTGCATTGAGCCACCACAGTGAGTCGATCGTCTTCTAGGAGCACCAGAGCGCCTGTTTCGGCTCCGGCATTTTCTATCACCACTTGCATCAACGTGGCAATCAATTGATCGAGATGGATTATTTCTGAAAGGGCTTGAGCCGCTTTCATCACCGCAGCCAGATCGATCGCCGCAGTTGGATGACAGATCGTTTCATCGGTCACGATTGGATTCAATTGTCGAACCAGGTTGGTGTTGAGCAGTTGTGGATAGCGTTTTTCTAAATCTTTAACTTTAGCTATTGCGCCCCAGCGATCGTAGCAATAGTGCGCCTCTTTCATGTAAGTCTGGGCAATCTTTTCTCGACCTCGCGCCAGATAATGTTTAGCTGCTAATTCATAAGCTAATGCTTCTTCCTGAATAAACTCATGTTCAGCAGCACCTGCGATCGCTTGTTCATAAAACTCTTCAGCCTCAAGAAATTGCCCTAAGACTCGCGCTTTCTCTGCCTTGACTAAATGGTATTTGTGCAAAAAATTCATTGGGGCGTGTTCTGCCCATTTTTGCATCTTTTCTTGGTTGGCATTAACGCGATTCAACCAGGGTGCTTTTTCAGAGCTTGAAGCATTTGCCCACAAGCTCAGAACGATTAGGGAGTCATAGAAATGAAATAGAGCTACAGAGAATAATGATGTGGCTGCGCTTAAATACGGTTCTGCCAAAGTAGCCGTTTTTGCAGCTTGCTCATACTCCCCGAACAGGTAGCATAAAATCAGCTTATTTGAGTAAAAGAAGTGAAGGCCAGTTCCATCCTTGACCGCGATCGCCAATGACAGTGCTTGCTCTTCGTCATAGATACAACCCACTAAGCGACTTGGGTTTTCAGATTGACCTCGCAGGTTAATGATTGTTTGTTGCAACATTGCCAGGTAGGTGGCAGGAATCTCTCGTCTAATTTGATGGGTGGCTTTACGATAAATCGCTGTTTGTTGTTCCAGTTCTGTCAGTTCGTGTCCTGCAAAAAAGGAGTTATAACATACGTTTAATGCACAATAACCCGCAGATTCAAACTCTCCACTTTCTATACCGCTTTGATAACCCTCAGCTAAACCAGGGAAGGTTTCTTTAAGGTGGTCTTTCCAGAGAATGATATGGATACTCACCATCATCAATGCTTTGCAATTACCTCTCTTGTTATTCGATCGTTTCGCTAAATTTAAGGATAATTTGCCAAATCGATAGCCCAGTTCAAAGTCTTGTTCAACGCCACATAGGATCATGCCATAGCCAACATAACCAAGCAGCGACCAGATAGCGTTTCCATGGGCGATCGATAAATTCACTATCTTGCATATAATCAGCACCATCAGAGCGGGTGTCGAAATAAAAGCCGGACTATATATGCCTACTAAAATGTAGATTGCTGCCAGTGGCACAGGTTCAGTCATCTCTGGCAAATCAATCAAATCTTCGACTTCCCGCCCAGCCAATCGTGAAGCGGTTTCCTCTAATCCCGCTTGAACATCTAACTGACTTGGAGCTTCCACTAAACTAATTCCTAAGAGTTGCAGCACTTCCAAGCCAGTTTTAAGGGCTTCTTTAGGCTCTCCCCACGACATCCATGCTTGAATCCTGCTATCGTAAACTTTCACGGTGTCTAGCACTGTCTTCGCACGGTTGAGCACTGCTTCTACAAGCCGCTCCATTTCGTCAAAGCGACCACTGAGGTATGCTGCCTCTGCTGCCTCTGAATGCAACACCAAAGTTAGGTCATACTCACGCTGCCAACTTTCCCCATCAAGGAGTTTAAGTCCTATATTGAAATACTTGAAAGCGGCTTCATAAGCCGTCGCTGCCAGCGCTTTCTGACCTGCTTGCAAATTCAGTTTGGCAATCTCATTCCGTTCAAATTGCTCAATGATTAACTCGGTTCCAAAATTCAGATGATCCACAATTTCAAACAACCGCTCTGCTCGCTGCTCTGGCGATGTCTTTTCAAGCAAATTGCGACCGATTTGCAGATGAACCACTTGTTTGTGCGACTCATCAATTAAGGCGTAGGCTGCTTGCTGCACGCGATCATGCAAAAACTTATAGTCTTGAACTAACAAGTTTTCGTCTAATTCAGATAGAGGTTGAATTAATCCAGCATGTATTGCAGCTAGTAAATCTAGAGAAATTATTTTCGGCGATTTTTCACAAGCGATCGCTAACGTCTCTAAATTAAATTCAGCTCCAACACAAGCAGCTAAGCGGAGAATTTGCCGTGTTTCTTCTGGCAATCTCTTCAATTCGCTCAGCAGCAACTCCACCACATTATCGGTAATGTCTTGGGCTTCAATCTGGGCTATATCCCACTGCCAGCTTAATTTTTTCGCATCAAAGGTTAATAGATTTTCGCTATACAGCATTCGCAAAAATTCACATGAGAAGAAAGGGTTGCCCTCGGTTTTACGTAACACTAATTGGGCTAAATCACGAACGGTGTCAATATTTTGGTGTAGCGTCTCGGCAATCAATTGACTCAACGGCTCTAGCGTTAAGGGTGTCAGAATTATCTCCTGAAGCACTACCCCTTGTTTTCGCAATTCTAAGAGCGTCAATACTAGTGGATGCGTTGGATGCACTTCATTATCTCGGTAGGCTCCAATCAAAAATAGATATTGGGTTTGCTCGTCGAGTAATATTAACTCGATTAACTTCAGTGTCGCGGAGTCGAACCATTGTAAATCGTCTAGGAAGATGACCAGGGGATGTTCTTTTGAACAAAACACCCGCACAAAATTTTGAAACGTTAGATTGAAGCGATTTTGAGCTTCAGTTGCTCCAACAGAGGGTACGGGTGGCTGTTTGCCAATAATTAATTCAACTTCAGGAATGACATCAATGATGATTTGCCCATTGCTTCCTAAAGCTGAGAGCAGACGCGATCGCCACTGTTGTATTTGCTCATCTGGTTCCCCCAGTAGTTGCTGCACTAGTTTTTTTAGGGCATCGGCGATCGCGCTGTAGGGAATATTGCGCCTAAATTGGTCAAACTTACCCCAGATGAAATAGCCGTGCTTTGCCGTGATGGGTTTGTAGAGTTCCTGCACCAACGCTGATTTGCCTACTCCCGCGTAACCAGAAACCAGCATCATTTCGACGTGG
Above is a window of Chroococcidiopsis sp. SAG 2025 DNA encoding:
- a CDS encoding response regulator transcription factor; the protein is MSKATTIRVLIADDHAIFRQGLATIISRDPDMSAIAQAENGFQAIALFRQHQPDVTLMDLRMPEVEGVEAITAIRAQSKSARIIVLTTYDSDEDIYRGLQAGAKGYLLKETEPDELLNAIRTVHRGQQYIPPDVGAKLVQRLSNPELSERELAVLRSMAQGMSNADIAAALIIGEGTVKSHVNRILNKLDVSDRTQAVIVAVKRGIVNL
- a CDS encoding DsbA family protein, which codes for MNDARNHSTLLVPPSTQDWMQGVLSAKVVLVMYGDYQCSRSAEVYKLIKAIGRELSASFGEDYLCFIFRHFPQIQIHPHAQRAAQAAQAAAVQGQFWQMHDLLFKHRQELGNGYLVEYANDLGLDISQFLKDLSKQVHVARINEEIEGGIHSGVTTAPALFINNIRYTGRWNTTQLMTAIIAASH
- a CDS encoding DUF4278 domain-containing protein, which codes for MKLIYRGVTYECHPSETSKHPFQKVRSLLTTEIPGSLAVHQLIYRGVTHVRAHRTQITFATQPTILKRSGAARFWVAL
- a CDS encoding AraC family transcriptional regulator, whose product is MLTITTPTIEFKNRGLTHTQLQQAIDYIHTYIDRDLSLIELASAINISPTYFASLFKQTMGISPHQYVIQQRVERAKSMLSKTDLTIADIAFQTGFSSQSHLTQQFKRITGMTPKQVR
- a CDS encoding AAA family ATPase, yielding MIALPGVAIHSKIYESAASLVYRGIREQDGQAIVVKLLKQDYPSPQELTCYRQEYEITRFLNLPGVVKAYSQQNYQRTSAILLEDFGGESIERWMQQRPERFCPMPLANFFRLAIDITEILGRIHHAEIVHKDINPGNIVFNLDTGVVKIIDFGIATRFSRTNPTFKSLHLLEGTLAYLSPEQTGRMNRMLDYRSDFYSLGATFYELLTGQLPFPATDILELVHCHIAKQPVPPHELNSKIPKPVSDLILKLMAKNAEDRYGSAWGIKADLERCDRQLAEIGQINSFQLGLQDVSEQFQIPQKLYGREGEIEALLAAFDRIAARGNEANSPQFHVEMMLVSGYAGVGKSALVQELYKPITAKHGYFIWGKFDQFRRNIPYSAIADALKKLVQQLLGEPDEQIQQWRSRLLSALGSNGQIIIDVIPEVELIIGKQPPVPSVGATEAQNRFNLTFQNFVRVFCSKEHPLVIFLDDLQWFDSATLKLIELILLDEQTQYLFLIGAYRDNEVHPTHPLVLTLLELRKQGVVLQEIILTPLTLEPLSQLIAETLHQNIDTVRDLAQLVLRKTEGNPFFSCEFLRMLYSENLLTFDAKKLSWQWDIAQIEAQDITDNVVELLLSELKRLPEETRQILRLAACVGAEFNLETLAIACEKSPKIISLDLLAAIHAGLIQPLSELDENLLVQDYKFLHDRVQQAAYALIDESHKQVVHLQIGRNLLEKTSPEQRAERLFEIVDHLNFGTELIIEQFERNEIAKLNLQAGQKALAATAYEAAFKYFNIGLKLLDGESWQREYDLTLVLHSEAAEAAYLSGRFDEMERLVEAVLNRAKTVLDTVKVYDSRIQAWMSWGEPKEALKTGLEVLQLLGISLVEAPSQLDVQAGLEETASRLAGREVEDLIDLPEMTEPVPLAAIYILVGIYSPAFISTPALMVLIICKIVNLSIAHGNAIWSLLGYVGYGMILCGVEQDFELGYRFGKLSLNLAKRSNNKRGNCKALMMVSIHIILWKDHLKETFPGLAEGYQSGIESGEFESAGYCALNVCYNSFFAGHELTELEQQTAIYRKATHQIRREIPATYLAMLQQTIINLRGQSENPSRLVGCIYDEEQALSLAIAVKDGTGLHFFYSNKLILCYLFGEYEQAAKTATLAEPYLSAATSLFSVALFHFYDSLIVLSLWANASSSEKAPWLNRVNANQEKMQKWAEHAPMNFLHKYHLVKAEKARVLGQFLEAEEFYEQAIAGAAEHEFIQEEALAYELAAKHYLARGREKIAQTYMKEAHYCYDRWGAIAKVKDLEKRYPQLLNTNLVRQLNPIVTDETICHPTAAIDLAAVMKAAQALSEIIHLDQLIATLMQVVIENAGAETGALVLLEDDRLTVVAQCSGSRQCDLEKIAVAGCAAIPISVIHTVVRIQETVVFDDAVNKSSFLTDPYIQNQQTRSLLCMPILKQSQLIGILYLENNLSTGVFTSNRLQVLNLLIAQAAISLENARLYQQLENYAETLERKVEERTQALQQEIAERRQTEATLQRSEAKFRNIFENSQVGIFRARLSDGLILDANQCFANLFGFDSPEEVIGILHGVDCYVSPRDRSSAIELLNRDGQLQNFEVQLRRRYGTLFWALYSARPSVADECVEGVIADISDRKQAEAALQASEAELRALLAAIPDPLSIFNAEGQLICTIKGNPSYGDECTGKTLHQLFAKEQADEFLNHIQQVLRTQQVLTVEYSQWIAGREIWFSARIALIQHEQVIWLARDITLQKQAEAASILEERNRMAREIHDTLAQAFTGILAQVGAANQVLTDDLEATGAHLDLIKELARTGLVEARRSVVALRPQLLESGSLQSALHRLVAQHRTAATDTTLYYEIEGAAYSLPAEVESNLLRMGQEALTNAIRHANADEIRVELIYDHDRFCLRVKDNGQGFGVGSIQSSDGFGLLGMSERAERIGAQLTIRSQPGRGTEIVVTVSRE
- a CDS encoding zinc-dependent alcohol dehydrogenase family protein — encoded protein: MEYMEAAVLTTFGGAESFEIQTVPKPIPKPNQVLVRVCATSINPVDYQTRRGDYKDLVRLPAIIGVDISGVIETVGESVTDFEVGNEVYYSPQIFGESGSYAQYHVADAGIVALKPSNLSHIEAACFPLAGGTAWDCLVTRGNLQVGESVLIHAGAGGVGSLAIQLAKAMGAYVFTTCSSKNLDFVKKLGADRAIDYKNEDYAEVIYQETDGLGVDLVLDTLGGQTIQRSPEIIRPFGRLVSIVDTETPQSLIEAWGKNLTIHFVFTPQYRAKLDALTKLIERTQLRPVIDSTLSWDRVIQAHQRLEQGGTQGKIVLEFAKS
- a CDS encoding 2,4'-dihydroxyacetophenone dioxygenase family protein, with translation MPITAFNSFTDGLDPNRRSREHFITNTNLEDDRLWVPYADGVWFQPCCFNVTSGGFSVVLKGLPGAMLGTHYHVGTVHGYTMRGHWRYLEYDWVAKPGTFIYEPAGEAHTLVITEDSPEPAIILFIVEGGLIYLNKSVDGGFAAYEDGFTALELTRKYHREAGLDVRQLDLLVR
- a CDS encoding winged helix-turn-helix transcriptional regulator, producing MQSSQSRNLPKKIPASQPTVARIVEHTLGCKWMLEVLRLIRQGTNRPGAMTRATERLTTKVLNERLVDLVNFGIVEKVAYPEIPPRVEYKLTAFGSRFVEILDLIDDLEEYCQGRL